Proteins from a single region of Vidua macroura isolate BioBank_ID:100142 unplaced genomic scaffold, ASM2450914v1 whyUn_scaffold_192, whole genome shotgun sequence:
- the LOC128802826 gene encoding uncharacterized protein LOC128802826 isoform X2 has translation MSRWDQTGNNWECPGGITVGVMGTSRWDHGGNHGNVQVGIAGNKYPDGITVGIIGNIQVDHTGNHRNIQVGSVWESERTSRWDHTGNHGNIQVGSDWESREHPGGISLGIRENIQVGSHWESREYPGGIKLGIRENIQVGSDWESQEHPGGITLGIRGTSRWDHTGNHGNIQVGSHWESERTSRWDPTGNQGNIQVGSWWESGEHPGGIPLGITGTSRWDQTGNQREHPGGTRNIQVGSWWESGEHPGGIRVGITGTSRCDHTGNQGNIQVGSQTSRCDHTGNQGNIQVGSHWESREYPGVIKLGIRGISRWDHTGNHGNIQVGSVWESERTSRWDHTGNHGNIQVGSNWESGRTSRWDHTGNHGNIQVGSVWESERTSRWDHTGNHGNIQVGSNWESGRTSRWDHSGNHGNVQVGQGTSRWDQTGNHRNIQV, from the exons ATGTCCAGGTGGGATCAGACTGGGAATAACTGGGAATGTCCAGGTGGGATCACGGTGGGAGTGATGGGAACGTCCAGGTGGGATCACGGTGGGAATCACGGGAATGTCCAGGTGGGAATCGCTGGGAATAAATATCCAGATGGGATCACGGTGGGAATAATTGGGAACATCCAGGTGGATCACACTGGGAATCACAGGAacatccaggtgggatcagTCTGGGAATCAGAGAGAACATCCAG GTGGGATCACACTGGGAATCACGGGAacatccaggtgggatcagACTGGGAATCACGGGAacatccaggtgggatcagTCTGGGAATCAGAGAGAACATCCAG GTGGGATCACACTGGGAATCACGGGAATATCCAGGTGGGATCAAACTGGGAATCAGGGAGAACATCCAG gtgggatcagACTGGGAATCACAGGAACATCCAGGTGGGATCACACTGGGAATCAGGGGAACATCTAGGTGGGATCACACTGGGAATCACGGGAACATCCAGGTGGGATCCCACTGGGAATCAGAGAGAACATCCAGGTGGGATCCCACTGGGAATCAGGGGAACATCCAG GTGGGATCATGGTGGGAATCAGGGGAACATCCAGGTGGGATCCCACTGGGAATCACGGGAacatccaggtgggatcagACTGGGAATCAGAGAGAACATCCAGGTGGGACGAGGAACATCCAGGTGGGATCATGGTGGGAATCAGGGGAacatccaggtgggatcagAGTGGGAATCACAGGAACATCCAGGTGTGATCACACTGGGAATCAGGGGAACATCCAGGTGGGATCACA AACATCCAGGTGTGATCACACTGGGAATCAGGGGAACATCCAGGTGGGATCACACTGGGAATCACGGGAATATCCAGGTGTGATCAAACTGGGAATCAGGGGAATATCCAGGTGGGATCACACTGGGAATCACGGGAacatccaggtgggatcagTCTGGGAATCAGAGAGAACATCCAG GTGGGATCACACTGGGAATCACGGGAATATCCAGGTGGGATCAAACTGGGAATCAGGGAGAACATCCAG GTGGGATCACACTGGGAATCACGGGAacatccaggtgggatcagTCTGGGAATCAGAGAGAACATCCAG GTGGGATCACACTGGGAATCACGGGAATATCCAGGTGGGATCAAACTGGGAATCAGGGAGAACATCCAGGTGGGATCACAGTGGGAATCATGGGAATGTCCAAGTGGGACAGGGAacatccag GTGGGATCAGACTGGGAATCACAGGAACATCCAG GTGTGA
- the LOC128802826 gene encoding uncharacterized protein LOC128802826 isoform X4: protein MSRWDQTGNNWECPGGITVGVMGTSRWDHGGNHGNVQVGIAGNKYPDGITVGIIGNIQVDHTGNHRNIQVGSVWESERTSRWDQTGNHGNIQVGSVWESERTSRWDHTGNHGNIQVGSNWESGRTSRWDQTGNHRNIQVGSHWESGEHLGGITLGITGTSRWDPTGNQREHPGGIPLGIRGTSRWDHGGNQGNIQVGSHWESREHPGGIRLGIRENIQVGRGTSRWDHGGNQGNIQVGSEWESQEHPGVITLGIRGTSRWDHKHPGVITLGIRGTSRWDHTGNHGNIQVGSDWESGRASRWDQTGNHRNIQV from the exons ATGTCCAGGTGGGATCAGACTGGGAATAACTGGGAATGTCCAGGTGGGATCACGGTGGGAGTGATGGGAACGTCCAGGTGGGATCACGGTGGGAATCACGGGAATGTCCAGGTGGGAATCGCTGGGAATAAATATCCAGATGGGATCACGGTGGGAATAATTGGGAACATCCAGGTGGATCACACTGGGAATCACAGGAacatccaggtgggatcagTCTGGGAATCAGAGAGAACATCCAG gtgggatcagACTGGGAATCACGGGAacatccaggtgggatcagTCTGGGAATCAGAGAGAACATCCAG GTGGGATCACACTGGGAATCACGGGAATATCCAGGTGGGATCAAACTGGGAATCAGGGAGAACATCCAG gtgggatcagACTGGGAATCACAGGAACATCCAGGTGGGATCACACTGGGAATCAGGGGAACATCTAGGTGGGATCACACTGGGAATCACGGGAACATCCAGGTGGGATCCCACTGGGAATCAGAGAGAACATCCAGGTGGGATCCCACTGGGAATCAGGGGAACATCCAG GTGGGATCATGGTGGGAATCAGGGGAACATCCAGGTGGGATCCCACTGGGAATCACGGGAacatccaggtgggatcagACTGGGAATCAGAGAGAACATCCAGGTGGGACGAGGAACATCCAGGTGGGATCATGGTGGGAATCAGGGGAacatccaggtgggatcagAGTGGGAATCACAGGAACATCCAGGTGTGATCACACTGGGAATCAGGGGAACATCCAGGTGGGATCACA AACATCCAGGTGTGATCACACTGGGAATCAGGGGAACATCCAGGTGGGATCACACTGGGAATCACGGGAATATCCAG gtgggatcagACTGGGAATCAGGGAGAGCATCCAGGTGGGATCAGACTGGGAATCACAGGAACATCCAG GTGTGA
- the LOC128802826 gene encoding uncharacterized protein LOC128802826 isoform X1 — protein sequence MSRWDQTGNNWECPGGITVGVMGTSRWDHGGNHGNVQVGIAGNKYPDGITVGIIGNIQVDHTGNHRNIQVGSVWESERTSRWDHTGNHGNIQVGSDWESREHPGGISLGIRENIQVGSHWESREYPGGIKLGIRENIQVGSDWESQEHPGGITLGIRGTSRWDHTGNHGNIQVGSHWESERTSRWDPTGNQGNIQVGSWWESGEHPGGIPLGITGTSRWDQTGNQREHPGGTRNIQVGSWWESGEHPGGIRVGITGTSRCDHTGNQGNIQVGSQTSRCDHTGNQGNIQVGSHWESREYPGVIKLGIRGISRWDHTGNHGNIQVGSVWESERTSRWDHTGNHGNIQVGSHWESREHPGGISLGIRENIQVGSHWESREYPGGIKLGIRENIQVGSQWESWECPSGTGNIQVGSDWESGRASRWDQTGNHRNIQVGSDWESQERPGGIILGIRENIQV from the exons ATGTCCAGGTGGGATCAGACTGGGAATAACTGGGAATGTCCAGGTGGGATCACGGTGGGAGTGATGGGAACGTCCAGGTGGGATCACGGTGGGAATCACGGGAATGTCCAGGTGGGAATCGCTGGGAATAAATATCCAGATGGGATCACGGTGGGAATAATTGGGAACATCCAGGTGGATCACACTGGGAATCACAGGAacatccaggtgggatcagTCTGGGAATCAGAGAGAACATCCAG GTGGGATCACACTGGGAATCACGGGAacatccaggtgggatcagACTGGGAATCACGGGAacatccaggtgggatcagTCTGGGAATCAGAGAGAACATCCAG GTGGGATCACACTGGGAATCACGGGAATATCCAGGTGGGATCAAACTGGGAATCAGGGAGAACATCCAG gtgggatcagACTGGGAATCACAGGAACATCCAGGTGGGATCACACTGGGAATCAGGGGAACATCTAGGTGGGATCACACTGGGAATCACGGGAACATCCAGGTGGGATCCCACTGGGAATCAGAGAGAACATCCAGGTGGGATCCCACTGGGAATCAGGGGAACATCCAG GTGGGATCATGGTGGGAATCAGGGGAACATCCAGGTGGGATCCCACTGGGAATCACGGGAacatccaggtgggatcagACTGGGAATCAGAGAGAACATCCAGGTGGGACGAGGAACATCCAGGTGGGATCATGGTGGGAATCAGGGGAacatccaggtgggatcagAGTGGGAATCACAGGAACATCCAGGTGTGATCACACTGGGAATCAGGGGAACATCCAGGTGGGATCACA AACATCCAGGTGTGATCACACTGGGAATCAGGGGAACATCCAGGTGGGATCACACTGGGAATCACGGGAATATCCAGGTGTGATCAAACTGGGAATCAGGGGAATATCCAGGTGGGATCACACTGGGAATCACGGGAacatccaggtgggatcagTCTGGGAATCAGAGAGAACATCCAG GTGGGATCACACTGGGAATCACGGGAATATCCAG GTGGGATCACACTGGGAATCACGGGAacatccaggtgggatcagTCTGGGAATCAGAGAGAACATCCAG GTGGGATCACACTGGGAATCACGGGAATATCCAGGTGGGATCAAACTGGGAATCAGGGAGAACATCCAGGTGGGATCACAGTGGGAATCATGGGAATGTCCAAGTGGGACAGGGAacatccaggtgggatcagACTGGGAATCAGGGAGAGCATCCAGGTGGGATCAGACTGGGAATCACAGGAACATCCAG gtgggatcagACTGGGAATCACAGGAACGTCCAGGTGGGATCATACTGGGAATCAGGGAGAACATCCAGGTGTGA